The Pseudooceanicola algae genome has a window encoding:
- a CDS encoding thiamine pyrophosphate-binding protein, producing MKDTVPTMHGGALLVNCLAEQGVKRVFCIPGESFLAALDGLHDSGIETVVARQEGGAAMMAEAAGKMTGAPGVAFVTRGPGATNASAGVHVAFQDSTPMVLFVGQVASDQRDREAFQEVDYRQMFAPLAKWVAEIDRADRIPEYVSHAFHVAQNGRPGPVVLALPEDMLSGPASGTPLAPAVLTSGKAAEDDIAAVLDRLEAAERPLVIVGGGGWSAEAAVAIGNFAETMGLPVGASFRCQDYLDNRHPNYVGDVGIGINPALSQRVRDADVILSLGARLGEMTTSGYTLLEVPQPKQALLHVHADPDELGRVYRPELAVAARPGPFAIQLAAAARARNGGDWLTGARADYTDWQVPQETPGTLKMENVITCLNEMLGDDAVLTNGAGNYSAWLHRYYRYRGWRTQLAPTSGTMGYGLPAAIAAKLENSQAESICLAGDGCFQMVSQEFGTACEQGANVIVLLCDNGMYGTIRMHQQRHYPQRPSGTSMKNPDFAALARSYGGFGATVTTDAEFAPALKAARAANLPAILHLKTDPRALSPKMLLE from the coding sequence ATGAAAGATACGGTACCAACAATGCATGGCGGCGCCCTGCTGGTGAACTGCCTTGCCGAACAGGGCGTCAAACGGGTGTTCTGCATCCCCGGCGAAAGCTTTCTTGCCGCGCTGGACGGGTTGCACGACAGCGGCATCGAAACCGTCGTCGCCCGCCAGGAAGGCGGGGCGGCCATGATGGCTGAAGCCGCCGGCAAGATGACCGGCGCGCCCGGCGTGGCCTTCGTCACCCGTGGACCCGGCGCAACCAACGCCAGTGCCGGCGTCCATGTCGCCTTCCAGGACAGCACGCCCATGGTCCTGTTTGTCGGTCAGGTCGCCAGCGATCAGCGGGATCGCGAAGCCTTTCAGGAGGTCGACTACCGCCAGATGTTCGCGCCGCTCGCCAAATGGGTCGCGGAAATCGACCGCGCCGACCGTATCCCGGAATATGTCAGCCACGCCTTCCATGTCGCGCAGAACGGCCGCCCCGGCCCCGTCGTGCTGGCCCTGCCCGAGGACATGCTGTCCGGCCCGGCCAGCGGAACGCCCCTTGCCCCCGCCGTTCTGACATCCGGCAAAGCCGCCGAAGACGACATTGCCGCCGTGCTCGACCGCCTTGAGGCCGCCGAGCGCCCGCTGGTCATCGTGGGCGGTGGCGGCTGGTCTGCCGAAGCCGCGGTGGCGATCGGCAATTTTGCTGAAACCATGGGGCTACCGGTCGGCGCCTCGTTCCGCTGCCAGGACTACCTTGACAATCGCCACCCGAATTACGTCGGGGACGTGGGTATCGGCATCAACCCGGCGCTGTCGCAACGGGTGCGGGACGCCGATGTTATCTTGTCGCTTGGGGCCCGGCTGGGGGAAATGACGACCTCCGGCTATACCCTGCTCGAGGTGCCGCAGCCGAAACAGGCCCTGCTGCATGTCCATGCCGATCCTGACGAGTTGGGCCGCGTCTACCGCCCCGAACTGGCCGTGGCCGCCCGCCCCGGCCCCTTCGCGATCCAGTTGGCCGCCGCCGCACGCGCGCGCAATGGCGGCGACTGGCTGACCGGCGCAAGGGCCGATTACACAGATTGGCAGGTCCCGCAGGAAACCCCCGGCACCCTGAAGATGGAGAACGTCATCACCTGCCTGAACGAGATGCTCGGCGATGATGCGGTGCTGACCAATGGTGCCGGGAATTACTCCGCCTGGCTGCATCGCTACTATCGTTATCGCGGCTGGCGCACGCAGCTTGCCCCGACCAGCGGGACCATGGGCTATGGCCTGCCTGCCGCCATCGCCGCCAAGCTGGAAAACTCGCAGGCAGAGTCGATCTGTCTGGCAGGGGATGGCTGTTTCCAGATGGTCAGCCAGGAATTCGGCACCGCCTGCGAACAGGGCGCGAATGTGATCGTGCTGCTGTGCGACAACGGCATGTACGGAACGATCCGGATGCACCAGCAACGACATTATCCGCAGCGCCCCTCTGGGACCTCGATGAAGAACCCCGACTTCGCGGCCCTGGCGCGCAGCTATGGCGGCTTCGGCGCGACGGTCACAACGGATGCCGAATTCGCCCCCGCACTGAAGGCCGCCCGCGCCGCCAATCTGCCCGCGATCCTGCACCTGAAGACGGACCCCAGGGCGCTGTCGCCGAAAATGCTTCTGGAATAG
- a CDS encoding TRAP transporter substrate-binding protein, which yields MLTKLLATGAAVALMTVSASAQDITLRMAHFAADTHPAQAAAEQFAANVAERTDGAIAVDLYPANELGSPPEQLEQTILGAVDMNLPTQGGLDKYVKAFGTVMTPFAFASYDEAHEVLDGPFMEWVGPQIEEEGLVILSNWEYGFRNITNSKHPINTPADVEGLRLRTPPELQIVAALEGLGAATTQIAFPELPNALNQGVVDGQENPIGVIYHNKLNDFQQYLALTQHVYNSMVHVINKDVFDGLTEEQQLILREESVKAGNMMRAAVVAQEEEDIQALQDAGMEVTRPDLAPFVALMGPARERVAEYSGKENMETFLSFLD from the coding sequence ATGCTCACCAAACTTCTCGCGACAGGCGCTGCCGTCGCTCTCATGACCGTCAGCGCCAGCGCGCAGGACATCACATTGCGGATGGCGCATTTCGCCGCCGATACCCACCCGGCCCAGGCCGCGGCTGAACAATTCGCCGCCAATGTCGCAGAGCGCACCGATGGCGCGATTGCGGTCGATCTTTACCCGGCCAACGAACTCGGCTCACCGCCCGAGCAATTGGAACAGACCATCCTCGGCGCGGTCGACATGAACCTGCCGACGCAGGGCGGGCTGGACAAGTACGTCAAGGCCTTCGGCACCGTCATGACCCCCTTCGCCTTCGCCAGCTACGACGAAGCGCATGAGGTTCTGGACGGGCCCTTCATGGAATGGGTCGGCCCGCAGATCGAGGAGGAGGGCCTCGTGATCCTGTCGAACTGGGAATACGGGTTCCGCAACATCACCAACTCCAAGCACCCGATCAACACGCCCGCCGATGTGGAAGGCCTGCGCCTGCGCACGCCGCCGGAACTGCAGATCGTCGCTGCGCTCGAAGGGCTGGGGGCCGCAACCACGCAGATCGCCTTCCCCGAGCTGCCCAATGCGCTGAACCAGGGTGTCGTGGACGGTCAGGAAAACCCGATCGGCGTGATCTACCACAACAAGCTGAATGACTTTCAGCAGTACCTGGCGCTGACCCAGCACGTCTACAATTCGATGGTGCATGTCATCAACAAGGACGTCTTCGACGGCCTGACCGAGGAACAGCAGCTGATCCTGCGCGAAGAAAGCGTCAAGGCCGGCAACATGATGCGCGCCGCCGTCGTGGCCCAGGAAGAAGAAGACATCCAGGCCCTGCAGGACGCGGGCATGGAAGTCACCCGCCCCGATCTGGCACCCTTCGTCGCCCTGATGGGTCCGGCCCGCGAACGCGTGGCGGAATACTCCGGCAAGGAGAACATGGAAACCTTCCTCAGCTTCCTCGACTGA
- a CDS encoding class II aldolase/adducin family protein — protein sequence MNAPVSSLPDADLSLRQDLSDAFRICHALGWSESVGNHFSAAVSADGQQFLLNACWQHFATIAPEDLLLLDSRDKSVLDRPGAPDASAWCVHGTLHRRLPEARVILHAHSPYATALACLADPAMVPIDNNTARFHGRVAYDLAFGGIADAEEEGERIADAIGDKSVLVMGNHGVTIVGETVADAFEDLYFFEKAAQTLILARSTGAPLAVLSDAVAQNTADGWRAYRGMAEKHFAYQRSTLPPLPVGA from the coding sequence ATGAACGCGCCCGTTTCCAGCCTCCCCGATGCCGATCTTTCCCTGCGCCAGGATCTGTCGGATGCCTTTCGCATCTGCCATGCCCTTGGCTGGAGCGAGAGCGTCGGCAACCATTTCAGCGCAGCCGTTTCGGCGGATGGCCAGCAGTTCCTTCTGAACGCCTGCTGGCAGCATTTCGCGACCATCGCGCCCGAGGATCTGCTGCTGCTCGACAGCCGCGACAAGTCGGTTCTGGACCGGCCCGGCGCGCCGGATGCCTCGGCCTGGTGTGTGCATGGCACGCTGCACCGCCGGCTGCCCGAGGCGCGGGTCATCCTGCATGCCCATTCGCCCTATGCGACGGCGCTGGCCTGTCTTGCCGATCCCGCCATGGTTCCAATCGACAACAATACCGCGCGTTTCCACGGGCGGGTCGCCTATGACCTGGCCTTCGGCGGCATTGCCGATGCCGAGGAAGAGGGCGAGCGGATTGCCGATGCGATCGGCGACAAATCCGTGCTGGTGATGGGGAACCACGGCGTCACCATCGTCGGAGAAACGGTCGCGGATGCCTTCGAGGATCTCTATTTTTTCGAAAAAGCCGCGCAGACCCTGATCCTGGCCCGGTCCACCGGCGCGCCGCTTGCGGTACTGTCGGATGCGGTGGCTCAGAACACCGCGGATGGCTGGCGTGCCTACCGGGGCATGGCGGAAAAGCACTTTGCCTATCAGCGCAGCACCTTGCCGCCGCTTCCGGTCGGGGCCTGA
- a CDS encoding FadR/GntR family transcriptional regulator, whose amino-acid sequence MPDAAPLFERIDRPRRLPDEVATSIIDAIENRQLKTGDRLPTEAELSKRFGVARTVVREAISLLRYDGIVDSRRGVGAFIADPAHKSTFRISPACFEKRKRIVQLLQLRTGVQAGASALAAETRSDDQMQEIRRIFAEVEAADNLGPDVALELRVDNELLLYRRIAEASGNEYYIEVTMMIETNIQNNLRSAFLKNAAASEFGPAVIAEHRAVVQALENREAEAARLATRARFEKAANGLAQREDFL is encoded by the coding sequence ATGCCAGACGCCGCCCCACTTTTTGAGCGTATCGACCGCCCGCGCCGCCTGCCGGACGAAGTGGCGACATCCATCATCGACGCCATCGAGAACCGGCAGCTCAAGACCGGCGACCGCCTGCCCACCGAGGCGGAATTGTCCAAACGGTTCGGCGTCGCCCGCACCGTGGTCCGAGAGGCGATTTCCCTGCTGCGCTATGACGGGATCGTGGATTCGCGCCGTGGGGTCGGGGCCTTCATCGCCGATCCGGCGCATAAATCGACCTTCCGGATCAGCCCCGCCTGCTTCGAAAAGCGCAAGCGCATCGTGCAGCTGCTGCAATTGCGCACGGGCGTTCAGGCCGGGGCCAGCGCGCTGGCCGCCGAGACCCGCAGCGACGATCAGATGCAGGAAATCCGCCGGATCTTTGCCGAAGTTGAAGCCGCCGACAATCTTGGCCCCGATGTGGCCCTGGAACTGCGGGTGGACAATGAATTGCTGCTTTACCGGCGCATCGCAGAGGCTTCGGGCAACGAATATTATATCGAAGTCACGATGATGATCGAAACCAATATCCAGAATAACCTGCGGTCGGCGTTTCTGAAGAACGCGGCGGCCTCCGAATTCGGGCCGGCGGTCATCGCGGAACACCGGGCCGTGGTTCAGGCGCTTGAGAACCGCGAAGCCGAAGCCGCGCGTCTTGCGACCCGGGCCCGTTTCGAAAAGGCCGCCAACGGTCTGGCACAACGCGAAGATTTTCTCTGA
- a CDS encoding TauD/TfdA family dioxygenase: MNDLSPSMIASTVTSLGEKGLDILLSDGQSYYFNYYWLRDNCLGSFSTVTRERSFDIFHLDTAPRATHAEVQGDMLVVSWQDEDEVTQTPVEWLSTYGTGKPRRDPADMERVAWFSDHYPSVPRFSQPQLVADPKARAAWIESLLVHGFAIVSDMPDSDEGLTQTAELIGFVRPTFFGTYFDVRTHIKPTNTAYTAGALELHTDTPAEEFAPGIQFLHCRANTVEGGESLYADGVAVANDFRTRDPEGFKLLSETEIPFFCEHDTYDARSRQTVIELDQHGAVSGLTISQHMADIFDLDQKVLDDYYPAFCRFGRMLQEEKYVMHFLMKGGECMVFDNHRIVHGRAAYSATSGDRYLRGCYVDRSEMRSTYRALVSEGRFKE, translated from the coding sequence ATGAACGATCTCAGCCCGTCGATGATTGCGTCGACCGTTACCTCGCTAGGTGAAAAAGGCCTGGATATCCTCCTGTCCGACGGTCAGTCGTACTACTTCAATTACTATTGGCTGCGCGACAATTGCCTTGGCTCCTTCAGCACGGTGACGCGCGAACGCAGCTTCGACATCTTCCATCTCGACACCGCGCCCCGCGCGACCCATGCCGAGGTTCAGGGCGACATGCTGGTCGTCAGCTGGCAGGACGAAGACGAGGTCACGCAGACCCCGGTCGAATGGCTGTCCACCTATGGCACGGGCAAACCGCGCCGCGACCCGGCCGACATGGAGCGCGTGGCCTGGTTCAGCGATCACTACCCGTCGGTGCCGCGCTTCTCGCAGCCCCAGTTGGTTGCGGACCCCAAGGCCCGCGCGGCATGGATCGAATCCCTGCTGGTGCACGGCTTTGCCATTGTCAGCGACATGCCCGACAGCGACGAAGGTCTGACCCAGACCGCCGAGCTGATCGGTTTCGTGCGCCCGACCTTCTTTGGCACCTATTTCGACGTGCGCACCCATATCAAGCCGACCAACACCGCCTATACTGCCGGCGCGCTGGAGCTGCACACCGACACCCCCGCCGAGGAATTCGCGCCGGGCATCCAGTTCCTGCATTGCCGCGCCAACACGGTGGAGGGCGGAGAGAGCCTTTATGCCGATGGTGTCGCCGTGGCGAACGACTTCCGCACCCGCGACCCGGAAGGCTTCAAGCTGCTGTCGGAGACCGAGATCCCCTTCTTCTGCGAACATGACACCTATGATGCCCGGTCGCGCCAGACGGTGATCGAGCTGGATCAGCACGGGGCGGTTTCAGGTCTGACGATCAGCCAGCACATGGCGGATATCTTCGACCTCGACCAGAAGGTGCTCGACGATTATTATCCGGCCTTCTGCCGCTTCGGGCGGATGTTGCAGGAAGAGAAATACGTGATGCATTTCCTTATGAAGGGCGGTGAATGCATGGTCTTTGACAATCACCGCATCGTGCATGGGCGCGCCGCCTATTCCGCGACCAGCGGGGACCGCTACCTGCGAGGCTGCTATGTGGATCGCAGCGAGATGCGGTCGACCTATCGTGCCCTGGTCAGCGAAGGGCGGTTCAAGGAATGA
- a CDS encoding NAD(P)-dependent oxidoreductase, with product MISETIGLIGLGGMGQGLAKNLLLNGARLLVSDLDPAKVAIAVERGAVECANAAEMAAQVDVLAICVTTAEAEQSIVLGKGGALAAMRPGSVLLDHTTVSAEHVDIMRAACEEAGIDYAEAPMTRTPAHADRGEVNVLFGGSETLLERLRPVFDAYAENIFHVGPAGHAIRLKLIHNFISFANVAAFCEGFALAAKEGLDMTKVIGIISAAGGKSGMMDLYGELTLRRDFTPHMSLANAQKDVRYYAEWLERAGLPGFMAQSVHQTYALASILGHGEEGCTAVIKAYEDLSGVIAQLPDTESA from the coding sequence ATGATTTCGGAAACTATCGGCCTGATCGGTTTGGGTGGCATGGGTCAGGGTCTGGCCAAGAACCTTCTGCTGAACGGAGCCAGGTTGCTGGTGTCGGACCTTGATCCGGCCAAGGTCGCGATTGCAGTCGAGCGCGGCGCGGTGGAATGCGCCAATGCCGCCGAGATGGCGGCGCAGGTCGATGTGCTGGCGATCTGCGTCACAACCGCCGAGGCCGAGCAATCCATCGTCCTGGGCAAGGGCGGGGCGCTGGCGGCGATGCGGCCGGGTTCGGTCCTGCTGGATCACACCACGGTGTCGGCTGAACATGTCGACATCATGCGCGCCGCCTGCGAAGAGGCCGGCATCGATTATGCCGAGGCGCCGATGACCCGCACCCCTGCCCATGCAGACCGGGGCGAGGTCAACGTGCTTTTCGGTGGCAGCGAGACCCTGCTGGAACGGCTGCGCCCGGTCTTTGACGCCTATGCGGAAAACATCTTTCACGTCGGGCCGGCGGGTCATGCCATCCGTCTGAAACTGATCCACAACTTCATCTCCTTCGCCAATGTGGCGGCCTTCTGCGAAGGCTTTGCCCTGGCGGCGAAAGAGGGTTTGGACATGACCAAGGTGATCGGGATCATTTCCGCCGCCGGGGGCAAGTCGGGCATGATGGATCTGTACGGCGAACTGACCCTGCGCCGTGATTTCACCCCGCATATGTCCCTCGCCAATGCCCAGAAGGACGTGCGCTATTACGCTGAATGGCTGGAGCGCGCGGGGCTGCCGGGGTTCATGGCGCAATCGGTGCACCAGACCTATGCGCTGGCCTCGATCCTGGGGCACGGCGAAGAGGGCTGCACGGCCGTCATCAAGGCCTACGAAGACCTTTCGGGCGTCATCGCACAGCTGCCGGATACCGAATCCGCCTGA